The Sodalis praecaptivus genome includes a region encoding these proteins:
- a CDS encoding ABC transporter permease codes for MRHTVNILRLSLVLSLKRAMQYRWEFIIQGLLSLALALLQLVPLWLLFAERRTVAGWSFEPMLTLMGWYMMLYALVEGVIAPSLTAAVAGIRTGAFDYILLRPVDPLFLCSLADIRIWKIFDFLLGVGVAAYGWGHLPVSPSWGGIILAIVLALGGLTTAYALFVLAFSASFALISVQNLTNVLTALFGFARWPIQLFELPWRFVFRFVFPIAVMTSYPVMALMGQCHGPLALGALSVALVFFIAARWMWARALRRYRSASS; via the coding sequence ATGCGACACACCGTTAACATCCTGCGTCTGTCGCTAGTGCTGAGTTTGAAGCGAGCGATGCAGTACCGCTGGGAATTTATCATTCAAGGACTGTTATCCCTCGCGTTAGCGTTGCTGCAGCTGGTGCCCCTGTGGCTGCTGTTCGCCGAGCGGCGCACCGTGGCAGGTTGGTCGTTTGAGCCCATGTTGACGCTTATGGGCTGGTATATGATGCTTTACGCGCTTGTCGAAGGTGTTATCGCCCCCAGCTTGACCGCGGCGGTGGCCGGGATCCGCACCGGCGCCTTTGACTATATTCTGCTGCGACCGGTCGATCCCCTTTTCCTCTGCTCCTTGGCGGATATCCGTATATGGAAAATTTTCGATTTTTTGCTGGGAGTGGGCGTGGCGGCCTATGGCTGGGGACATCTTCCGGTATCGCCTTCATGGGGGGGCATTATCCTGGCCATCGTGTTAGCCCTAGGCGGCCTGACCACCGCCTATGCCCTGTTTGTACTGGCATTTTCCGCCTCTTTTGCCTTGATTTCCGTGCAAAACCTTACCAATGTGCTCACTGCCCTGTTCGGTTTTGCCCGCTGGCCTATTCAACTGTTTGAGCTTCCATGGCGGTTTGTTTTTCGGTTTGTCTTTCCTATTGCGGTGATGACCAGCTATCCGGTAATGGCGCTGATGGGGCAATGTCATGGGCCGCTGGCGCTCGGCGCGCTGAGCGTGGCTTTAGTATTTTTTATCGCGGCCCGATGGATGTGGGCGCGCGCCCTTCGCCGCTATCGTTCAGCCTCAAGTTGA
- a CDS encoding ABC transporter ATP-binding protein, with product MIEADNLCKIYHVHQRGSSFGAALSALWRRKYQTVTALNHVNLHIANGERVGILGPNGAGKTTLVKLLSGLLHPSGGRLTVEGYMPYRRETAFLHSMGLVMGNKGQLIWDLPPADTLDMLRVLFKIPEATYRRTLGELSDLLQLHPVLNKPTRQLSLGERMRCEVAASLIHLPRVLLLDEPTLGLDVAMQAALRQFILEYNRRHNAMILLTSHYVEDIRAICPRIVIVDNGTIAYDGDLRTFAARQGHEKIVSFVSQGPLTPPDFMRPSPAPLGQRGERVSLRIHRDRLPECIHFLVEKQLAHDLTIEDPPLEEILRRMFGASVPPRPPLPATEGKTE from the coding sequence ATGATTGAAGCGGATAATCTGTGCAAAATTTATCATGTCCATCAACGCGGCAGCAGCTTTGGCGCCGCGCTGAGCGCGCTGTGGCGGCGAAAGTATCAAACGGTGACGGCCCTAAACCACGTCAATCTCCACATCGCCAACGGCGAACGCGTGGGCATACTCGGTCCCAACGGGGCGGGTAAAACGACCCTTGTTAAGCTGCTGAGCGGATTATTGCATCCCAGCGGTGGCCGGTTAACGGTCGAAGGTTACATGCCTTACCGCCGTGAAACCGCGTTTTTACACAGCATGGGGTTGGTCATGGGGAATAAGGGGCAGCTTATCTGGGATCTGCCCCCCGCCGATACGTTAGACATGCTGCGGGTGCTGTTTAAGATCCCCGAGGCAACTTACCGGCGTACCTTGGGTGAATTGAGCGATCTGTTGCAGCTGCATCCGGTACTGAACAAACCAACCCGGCAACTCTCGTTGGGAGAACGGATGCGCTGCGAGGTCGCGGCATCGCTGATACATCTTCCCCGCGTGCTATTGCTTGACGAGCCGACCCTGGGTTTGGATGTTGCCATGCAAGCCGCGCTGCGCCAGTTCATTTTGGAATACAATCGTCGTCATAATGCAATGATTTTGCTGACGTCACATTATGTGGAAGACATACGCGCCATTTGCCCACGCATCGTGATTGTGGACAACGGGACCATCGCTTATGACGGCGATTTACGCACGTTTGCCGCCAGGCAAGGTCATGAAAAAATTGTCTCGTTTGTCAGTCAGGGGCCGCTGACGCCCCCTGATTTTATGCGCCCGTCACCCGCGCCGCTCGGCCAGCGGGGGGAGCGGGTCAGCCTCAGGATCCATCGCGATCGGCTGCCGGAGTGTATTCATTTCCTGGTGGAGAAGCAGTTGGCGCATGATCTGACAATTGAAGATCCCCCGCTGGAGGAAATCCTGCGCCGAATGTTCGGCGCCTCGGTGCCGCCACGCCCCCCCTTGCCGGCCACGGAGGGCAAAACCGAATGA
- a CDS encoding AEC family transporter codes for MLDVLIKAFSFLLIIMIGYGLKRKGVLQLSDSVALSKIMMNLTLPAAVITGFASFQVDFSLLILVVMGLGCNLLLLFAGYWMGRRKENGVKAFYMINTPGYNIGCFTLPYVQSFLGPAGIVATCLFDAGNSVICTGGSYVAAANATGHNTGLSNTLRRLFSSVAFDVYLALLIAALLGFHLPSQVTILTGIIGNANPFIAMLIIGCMLEINIDRTQLKHAYKVLIVRYGVAAMFAALFYFATPLPLEIRQVVAVAVFAPISSLSPVFTSRLSTLGSVSSFAGSLSVFISIIIITSLLTVMLT; via the coding sequence ATGTTGGACGTCCTCATTAAAGCTTTCTCGTTTTTGTTAATCATCATGATTGGGTACGGGTTAAAGCGCAAAGGGGTGTTACAACTGTCAGACAGCGTGGCCCTGTCAAAAATCATGATGAATCTTACCCTGCCGGCGGCGGTGATTACCGGTTTCGCCAGCTTCCAGGTGGATTTCTCGCTTTTGATTTTGGTGGTCATGGGTTTGGGATGCAATTTATTGCTGCTGTTTGCGGGTTACTGGATGGGGCGGCGCAAAGAGAACGGGGTGAAGGCTTTCTATATGATCAATACCCCGGGCTATAATATCGGCTGCTTTACGCTACCGTATGTACAAAGCTTTCTGGGACCGGCGGGTATCGTGGCCACCTGCCTCTTTGACGCCGGCAATTCCGTTATTTGCACCGGCGGCAGTTATGTGGCGGCAGCCAATGCCACTGGCCACAATACCGGTCTTAGCAACACCCTGCGGCGGCTATTTTCCTCGGTAGCGTTCGATGTTTACCTGGCGCTGTTGATAGCCGCCCTACTGGGGTTTCACTTGCCCAGCCAGGTCACGATCCTGACCGGCATCATTGGCAACGCCAATCCCTTCATCGCCATGCTTATTATCGGCTGTATGCTGGAAATCAATATCGATCGCACCCAGCTGAAACATGCCTATAAAGTGCTAATAGTTCGCTACGGGGTCGCGGCAATGTTCGCGGCATTGTTTTACTTTGCCACCCCGTTGCCGCTGGAAATTCGCCAAGTGGTAGCGGTTGCGGTCTTCGCGCCGATATCCTCTCTTTCTCCCGTATTTACTTCGCGTCTTAGCACGCTCGGTTCCGTTTCAAGCTTTGCTGGCTCGCTATCGGTCTTTATCAGCATTATCATCATCACCAGCCTACTGACCGTTATGCTCACCTAA
- a CDS encoding glycosyltransferase — protein sequence MHLLRLTPFFHHPDVKTWPAHYDALGGMQIQIWRQAMWLAQQGIRQHVMTIGFPGLPKNRKLHANLSVERTYFSLPEWRSELTGLKGLTQSWALAILLRVRRKARQTPFDLVHIHLDGQIPALLVACLVPKLLSCPMILTLHCSRLAIYRPMSRLDRLMHRFARYLETKAVHAADTAITLTEQTAAKIRPYARRVEILPDVVDTRHFQHPGAAAVRVFRTRYGLTHRTLGFIGRIAHEKGWSHFVIMADRLRHLGLQFLVVGDGPQRHRLEAEVAHYGLQAQFVITGFIPNDQVATAIAACRVIVMPSEHEEFGGVSIEAAAVGTPVAAYAVGGIKEILGKISPQLLAPPGDIDQLVDRVCRALTPSSAEEKRSGKSSPAALFSPEVVLPRLQSLYQEFTHRPIVKPSK from the coding sequence ATGCATTTATTACGGTTAACGCCTTTTTTTCACCATCCCGATGTCAAGACCTGGCCCGCCCACTACGACGCCCTTGGAGGGATGCAGATACAAATCTGGCGGCAGGCCATGTGGCTGGCCCAGCAGGGGATCCGGCAGCATGTCATGACTATAGGCTTTCCCGGCTTACCGAAAAACCGCAAATTACACGCCAATTTGAGCGTTGAGCGCACCTACTTTTCGTTGCCTGAATGGCGCTCGGAATTGACGGGGCTGAAAGGGCTAACGCAATCCTGGGCGTTAGCGATTTTATTACGCGTACGCCGTAAGGCGCGGCAAACGCCCTTTGATTTGGTCCATATTCATCTGGATGGACAAATTCCGGCGTTACTCGTGGCATGCCTGGTGCCCAAACTGCTCTCATGTCCCATGATATTGACGCTCCACTGCTCGCGTCTGGCCATTTACCGGCCGATGTCGCGCCTGGACCGTCTCATGCACCGGTTTGCCCGTTATCTGGAGACGAAAGCCGTTCATGCCGCCGATACAGCTATCACGCTCACGGAACAAACCGCGGCCAAAATCCGTCCTTATGCGCGGCGGGTAGAAATCCTGCCTGACGTCGTCGATACACGCCATTTCCAGCACCCGGGGGCGGCGGCGGTGCGGGTATTTCGTACGCGCTACGGATTAACACACCGCACTTTGGGATTCATCGGGCGGATCGCCCATGAAAAAGGCTGGTCGCATTTTGTCATTATGGCCGATCGTTTGCGCCATCTGGGACTGCAATTTCTGGTGGTGGGCGACGGCCCTCAGCGGCACCGGCTCGAGGCCGAGGTCGCCCACTATGGGCTGCAAGCGCAGTTTGTAATCACCGGATTTATTCCCAATGACCAGGTAGCGACCGCCATCGCCGCCTGCCGGGTCATCGTCATGCCCTCCGAGCATGAAGAATTCGGCGGCGTGTCGATCGAGGCCGCCGCTGTCGGTACCCCAGTCGCCGCCTATGCCGTCGGCGGCATCAAGGAGATTCTTGGAAAAATTTCCCCCCAGTTGCTCGCACCGCCGGGTGATATCGACCAATTGGTGGATCGCGTTTGCCGCGCCCTGACGCCCTCTTCCGCCGAGGAAAAGCGAAGCGGAAAATCTTCGCCGGCGGCGTTATTTTCCCCGGAAGTGGTGCTGCCGCGGTTGCAATCCCTTTATCAGGAGTTTACCCATCGACCGATCGTGAAACCGTCAAAATAA
- a CDS encoding ABC transporter permease — MIFALIKIRLLQTFAFRAEFLLWLLTLTLPLIMLFFWQAVAQGGTFHGYTREDFNLYYLAVLVTTILTSCNSVWEMNENIRLGDLSFWLMRPVHPFINYGAITLAELGLSLIVALPLLVLAFTLPTTRNPFSWQQSLMLLCAFTGGLLLNQAIHLLIGCLTFWMERSLVVHKVYAAASSVLSGFMFPLTFLPDWAGRVARWLPFRFVISLPVEIFTGKHSPLAAAFWLTVQAIMVAALYIAAMGVWRLGIRRYTAFG, encoded by the coding sequence ATGATATTCGCCCTGATCAAAATCCGGCTGTTACAAACCTTCGCCTTTCGGGCAGAGTTTCTACTCTGGCTGCTCACCCTTACCTTGCCCTTGATCATGTTATTTTTTTGGCAAGCGGTCGCCCAAGGCGGCACGTTTCATGGCTACACGCGCGAAGATTTCAATCTTTATTATCTCGCCGTGCTGGTCACCACCATCTTGACCAGCTGCAACAGCGTGTGGGAAATGAATGAAAACATCCGCCTTGGCGATCTCTCTTTTTGGCTGATGCGGCCCGTGCACCCCTTCATCAATTACGGCGCGATCACGCTGGCCGAATTGGGCCTAAGCCTTATCGTCGCGTTACCGCTGTTAGTGCTGGCGTTTACCCTTCCGACGACGCGCAATCCGTTTAGTTGGCAGCAATCGCTTATGCTGCTGTGCGCCTTCACCGGCGGTCTATTGCTCAATCAGGCCATTCATTTGTTGATAGGCTGCCTGACCTTTTGGATGGAGCGTTCGCTGGTTGTCCACAAAGTCTATGCCGCCGCCAGTAGCGTATTATCCGGCTTCATGTTTCCGCTGACGTTCTTGCCGGATTGGGCTGGTCGTGTCGCCCGCTGGCTGCCGTTCCGATTCGTGATTTCCTTGCCGGTTGAGATATTTACCGGGAAACATTCCCCCCTAGCCGCCGCCTTTTGGTTGACGGTGCAGGCGATCATGGTCGCGGCGCTCTATATCGCCGCGATGGGCGTCTGGCGGTTGGGCATCCGCCGGTATACGGCGTTCGGCTAA
- a CDS encoding radical SAM/SPASM domain-containing protein, producing MFTMVEIEINSRCNRRCTYCPNVVAPRDAPKVMKPAQFDSILDRLEECHFNGRLSYHFYNEPLLHPRLPQFVARVTERLPAVRQILYSNGDYLTDEKYRLLYDNGIKHFIITQHDGQPGEAKPALTWLIPDQLQLTNRAGNVAAGPEIGTHHPCYAPSDMLIITITGNVVLCYEDNREEVVFGNVFTTPIMAIWDAPAFREAREALACGNRNATPICRRCNNMAHLQSEAFDYVL from the coding sequence ATGTTCACAATGGTGGAAATAGAAATCAACTCCCGCTGCAATCGACGCTGCACCTACTGTCCCAATGTTGTTGCGCCGCGTGATGCGCCAAAAGTCATGAAGCCGGCACAGTTCGACAGCATTCTCGACCGCCTGGAGGAATGCCATTTCAACGGACGGCTGTCATACCATTTCTACAATGAACCGCTGCTGCACCCCCGCCTGCCGCAATTCGTCGCCCGCGTGACCGAGCGGCTGCCGGCGGTACGTCAGATCCTGTATAGCAACGGTGATTATCTGACCGACGAGAAATACCGTCTACTGTATGACAACGGCATCAAGCATTTTATCATCACCCAACACGACGGCCAGCCGGGCGAGGCCAAACCGGCTTTAACTTGGTTAATCCCCGATCAGCTGCAACTCACCAACCGGGCAGGCAATGTCGCCGCCGGTCCCGAGATCGGCACTCATCATCCCTGTTATGCGCCGTCGGACATGCTGATCATCACCATTACGGGCAATGTGGTGCTGTGCTATGAAGATAACCGTGAAGAAGTGGTGTTTGGCAATGTGTTCACCACGCCGATAATGGCTATTTGGGACGCGCCCGCTTTTCGTGAAGCGCGAGAAGCGCTGGCGTGCGGCAACCGTAACGCCACCCCCATTTGCCGCCGTTGTAATAATATGGCGCATCTGCAAAGCGAGGCGTTTGATTATGTGCTTTGA